Proteins encoded in a region of the Canis lupus dingo isolate Sandy chromosome 17, ASM325472v2, whole genome shotgun sequence genome:
- the LOC112663922 gene encoding proline-rich protein 9-like — translation MSFNEQQCKQPCVPPPCLQKTQEQCQAKAEEVCLPSCQDPCQEKCPVQVQEVCLPQCQELNQESCPQQVQDQFPPQCIEPYQELSQTKCVEVCPQKVQEKCLSLSKGK, via the coding sequence ATGTCATTTAATGAACAACAGTGCAAGCAGCCATGTGTGCCTCCTCCATGTCTTCAAAAGACCCAAGAGCAATGCCAGGCAAAGGCTGAGGAGGTATGCCTCCCTTCATGCCAGGATCCCTGCCAAGAGAAGTGCCCAGTGCAAGTTCAGGAGGTGTGTCTTCCTCAGTGCCAGGAGTTAAACCAAGAGAGTTGCCCACAGCAGGTCCAAGACCAATTCCCACCTCAGTGTATAGAGCCATACCAGGAGCTATCTCAGACAAAATGTGTGGAAGTTTGTCCACAGAAAGTTCAAGAAAAGTGCTTATCCCTCAGCAAGGGAAAGTAG
- the LELP1 gene encoding late cornified envelope-like proline-rich protein 1 translates to MRSQVVLPFPPISGFLRVRQRNQRENPPSHTQQYHPPHSTTCQVHYQHKGGIENQRMSSDDNNKSSEPKNEPKNCDPRCEQKCEAKCQPSCLKKLLQRCSEKYPREKCPAPPKCPPCPPPCPSPCPTSCPPKPCAKPCPPKCPSPCPPPE, encoded by the exons ATGAGGTCACAAGTGgtgctccccttcccccccatCTCTGGCTTCCTCAGAGTTAGGCAGAGGAATCAGAGGGAAAATCCACCTTCTCACACACAGCAATACCATCCACCTCACTCGACTACTTGTCAAGTTCACTACCAACACAAAGGG GGCATAGAAAATCAAAGAATGTCGAGTGATGATAACAATAAATCTAGTGAACCCAAGAATGAGCCCAAGAATTGTGATCCCAGATGTGAACAAAAGTGTGAAGCCAAATGCCAGCCCAGCTGTTTAAAGAAGCTGCTGCAAAGGTGCTCTGAAAAGTACCCACGAGAAAAGTGCCCAGCACCACCAAAGTGCCCACCGTGCCCCCCACCATGCCCTTCTCCATGCCCGACTTCCTGCCCCCCCAAGCCCTGTGCCAAGCCCTGTCCTCCTAAatgcccatctccctgcccacccccagagTGA